A region from the Arachis ipaensis cultivar K30076 chromosome B01, Araip1.1, whole genome shotgun sequence genome encodes:
- the LOC107632580 gene encoding LOW QUALITY PROTEIN: serine hydroxymethyltransferase, mitochondrial-like (The sequence of the model RefSeq protein was modified relative to this genomic sequence to represent the inferred CDS: inserted 2 bases in 1 codon; substituted 1 base at 1 genomic stop codon) translates to MAMAMAMALLRRLSTSMDKPLRPLFSAGTIVYYKSSLLDEVVYDKEKSRVSWPKQLNASLEEVDPEIADIIELEKARQWKGLELIPSKNFXSFXYFRYIDMAKTLCQKRALEAFRLDPAKWGGNTYRGNFFNR, encoded by the exons ATGGCAATGGCAATGGCAATGGCGCTTCTTCGCAGGCTTTCAACTTCCATGGACAAGCCTTTACGTCCTCTCTTTAGTGCAGGCACAATTGTTTACTATAAG TCCTCTTTACTTGATGAAGTTGTTTACGACAAAGAAAAATCCCGAGTTTCA TGGCCAAAGCAATTGAATGCTTCACTTGAGGAAGTTGATCCTGAGATTGCTGATATAATTGAGCTAGAGAAAGCTAGACAATGGAAG GGGCTGGAACTCATACCCTCAAAAAATTTCTGATCTTT TTATTTCAGGTATATTGACATGGCTAAAACACTATGCCAGAAGCGTGCCTTGGAAGCGTTCCGGTTGGATCCAGCGAAATGGGGAG GAAATACCTACAGAGGGAACTTCTTCAACAGGTGA